The Papaver somniferum cultivar HN1 chromosome 3, ASM357369v1, whole genome shotgun sequence genome includes a region encoding these proteins:
- the LOC113362008 gene encoding uncharacterized protein LOC113362008 isoform X2 has protein sequence MADDEREVEQADFSSYSPYILRPKKTIKSLARFAFTSMDADRVDRAVENEKDTGDDRTMTHDDISASPSVNPAEVELGISIHEHPTDGLPFDLLLKN, from the exons ATGGCTGATGATGAACGTGAG GTGGAGCAAGCAGATTTTTCTTCCTATTCTCCTTACATTCTGAGACCTAAGAAGACCATTAAATCTCTTGCTCGCTTCGCTTTTACTTCAATGGATGCCGACAGGGTTGATAGAGCTGTGGAG AATGAGAAAGATACTGGTGATGATAGAACGATGACCCATGATGATATCTCTGCCAGTCCGTCAGTCAACCCTGCCGAGGTTGAACTGGGAATCTCTATCCATGAACATCCAACTGATGGACTTCCTTTCGATCTTCTCCTGAAGAACTAA
- the LOC113362008 gene encoding uncharacterized protein LOC113362008 isoform X1: protein MADDEREVEQADFSSYSPYILRPKKTIKSLARFAFTSMDADRVDRAVEVDVCVDTEEKQNEKDTGDDRTMTHDDISASPSVNPAEVELGISIHEHPTDGLPFDLLLKN, encoded by the exons ATGGCTGATGATGAACGTGAG GTGGAGCAAGCAGATTTTTCTTCCTATTCTCCTTACATTCTGAGACCTAAGAAGACCATTAAATCTCTTGCTCGCTTCGCTTTTACTTCAATGGATGCCGACAGGGTTGATAGAGCTGTGGAG GTTGATGTTTGCGTTGACACTGAGGAGAAGCAGAATGAGAAAGATACTGGTGATGATAGAACGATGACCCATGATGATATCTCTGCCAGTCCGTCAGTCAACCCTGCCGAGGTTGAACTGGGAATCTCTATCCATGAACATCCAACTGATGGACTTCCTTTCGATCTTCTCCTGAAGAACTAA